The following proteins are encoded in a genomic region of Magnetococcales bacterium:
- a CDS encoding methyltransferase domain-containing protein: MTWNPLTPSISETAKIRYFVVPFTRGIGADLGCGPERIWPKALGIDRTLSPHGAALARDIANLAFFADDSLDYIYSSHALEDFPASRTEAILAEWWRVIKPGGHLVLYLPHEDHYPRVGQPGCNPAHRRNFNEQDTLNLMRRLTSEGGSGAVVALNEVRSAGNEYSFLQVFRKTRHPGWAAAPSLSGKKRALVIRYGGYGDILQASSVFPGLKNQGYEVWVNTTGRGRDILAHDPHIDGWWLQDPEQVPNACLGDYWRALEQRFDRVINLSESVEGTLLTLPHRVNDRWPDRARHLFFNHNQMTVIHAIAGVPPGSNLRFHPSDKERRQAQRMRRGLGRGPVILWVLAGSSLHKAWPFVDHVLAALLLEKPTLHFILVGDEFCRVLEEGWRNERRVHRRSGRWDIRKTLSFAQCADVVVGPETGVMNALGLEEVGKVLFLSHSSVENISSHWQRTVNLKPPAEVTCHPCHRLHYDWERCHRDPETGAAWCSAAIRPDRVTAAILFLLGELHEQKRGHRTDSTPNRTGSCAGLG, translated from the coding sequence ATGACCTGGAATCCCCTGACCCCCTCGATCAGTGAAACCGCCAAGATCCGTTACTTTGTCGTCCCTTTCACCCGCGGGATCGGAGCGGACCTGGGATGCGGTCCGGAACGGATCTGGCCCAAAGCCCTGGGAATCGATCGGACGCTTTCCCCCCATGGCGCGGCATTGGCCCGAGACATCGCCAACCTTGCCTTTTTTGCCGATGACAGCCTCGACTACATCTATTCATCGCATGCCCTGGAGGATTTTCCCGCCTCGCGCACCGAGGCCATCCTTGCCGAATGGTGGCGGGTGATCAAACCTGGGGGCCATCTGGTGTTGTACCTGCCCCACGAGGACCATTATCCCCGCGTCGGACAACCAGGTTGCAACCCGGCCCATCGGCGCAACTTCAATGAACAGGATACCCTGAACCTGATGCGCCGCCTGACCTCGGAGGGTGGATCCGGGGCCGTGGTAGCGCTTAACGAAGTTCGTAGCGCCGGTAACGAATATTCTTTTCTTCAGGTCTTTCGGAAAACACGACACCCAGGCTGGGCCGCCGCCCCTTCACTTTCAGGGAAGAAACGGGCCCTGGTGATCCGTTACGGCGGCTATGGCGATATTCTGCAGGCCTCGTCGGTATTTCCGGGACTCAAGAACCAGGGATACGAGGTTTGGGTCAATACCACCGGTCGGGGGCGGGACATCCTGGCACACGATCCCCACATCGACGGCTGGTGGTTGCAGGATCCCGAGCAGGTGCCAAACGCCTGCCTGGGAGATTATTGGCGCGCCCTGGAACAACGCTTCGACCGGGTGATCAACCTGTCCGAATCGGTCGAAGGGACCTTGCTGACCTTGCCCCACCGCGTCAACGACCGGTGGCCCGACCGGGCGCGTCATCTGTTTTTCAACCACAATCAAATGACCGTGATCCATGCCATCGCCGGCGTACCACCGGGATCCAATCTTCGTTTTCACCCCTCGGACAAGGAACGGCGGCAGGCGCAACGGATGCGCCGGGGACTGGGTCGGGGTCCGGTCATTCTCTGGGTTCTGGCCGGATCGTCGCTCCACAAGGCGTGGCCATTTGTCGATCATGTCCTGGCGGCGCTGCTTCTCGAAAAGCCCACCCTCCATTTCATACTGGTGGGCGATGAGTTTTGCCGTGTCCTGGAGGAAGGATGGCGCAACGAACGCCGCGTCCATCGTCGCAGCGGTCGCTGGGACATACGGAAAACCTTGAGCTTTGCCCAATGCGCGGATGTGGTGGTCGGTCCCGAGACGGGGGTGATGAATGCCCTGGGGCTGGAGGAGGTTGGCAAGGTATTGTTTTTGTCCCACTCTTCGGTCGAAAACATCTCCAGCCACTGGCAGCGGACCGTCAACCTGAAACCCCCGGCGGAGGTGACCTGCCATCCCTGTCACCGGCTGCACTATGACTGGGAGCGTTGCCACCGCGACCCGGAAACCGGCGCCGCATGGTGCTCCGCGGCGATCCGTCCCGACCGGGTCACGGCGGCGATCCTTTTTCTTCTGGGAGAACTTCATGAACAGAAACGAGGCCATCGAACTGATTCGACTCCGAACCGGACTGGATCATGTGCCGGGCTGGGATGA
- a CDS encoding ATP-binding protein, which translates to MLLRFSVTNLFCFADEAELNLVATKDKNHPEHLCPADKFNALRIAALYGANAHGKSRLVQAMQCAKTIITKGTTEPGQAIPVTPFRLDVDLRQKPTRFEFVFSTKETIYTYGFQCDEKQIFEEWLFSKPANRHEVKLFERRVDGQGNSEFNIGRTLQRGNTKGRSFLKFLTQSVRGNQLFLTRAINDNLDYLSPVHDWFNHSLNIWEAGAPILPVALLALENERFRNFVGESMKSFDTGINGIHTEERSGKPSQKLDFLLHTFEFGKDVDQEEIILEDSSDHGGLLHYFSKDKIRSIRMQTLHEVPGDDPVFFKLSDESAGTRRLIQLLPLLFAEEAMENVYVIDELDRTLHPSLSRAFIEHFLKIIGCDRNQLIFTTHESNLLDLDLLRRDEIWFVEKDAKGRSQLYPLTSFKARPDINIARGYLQGRFGAIPFIGDPSALGW; encoded by the coding sequence ATGCTCCTGCGCTTTTCAGTCACAAACCTGTTCTGCTTCGCCGACGAGGCGGAGTTGAACCTGGTGGCGACCAAGGATAAAAATCATCCCGAACATCTGTGCCCCGCCGACAAATTCAACGCCTTGCGGATTGCGGCGTTGTATGGCGCCAATGCCCACGGCAAATCACGGCTTGTCCAGGCGATGCAATGCGCCAAGACCATCATCACCAAGGGAACCACCGAACCTGGTCAGGCCATCCCCGTGACTCCCTTTCGCCTGGATGTTGACCTGCGACAAAAACCAACCCGGTTCGAATTTGTTTTTTCAACAAAAGAAACCATATATACCTACGGTTTCCAATGCGACGAAAAACAAATCTTTGAAGAATGGCTTTTTTCAAAACCCGCGAACCGACACGAAGTCAAATTGTTCGAACGCCGGGTCGATGGACAGGGGAATAGCGAATTCAACATTGGCAGGACCTTGCAACGCGGTAATACAAAGGGTCGGAGTTTCCTTAAATTTCTGACCCAGAGCGTCCGGGGAAACCAGTTGTTCCTCACAAGGGCAATCAACGATAATCTGGATTATCTATCCCCGGTCCATGACTGGTTCAATCATTCATTGAATATTTGGGAGGCTGGTGCGCCCATTCTTCCGGTCGCACTTCTTGCGTTGGAAAATGAACGCTTTCGAAATTTTGTCGGCGAGTCGATGAAGTCTTTCGATACGGGCATCAATGGTATTCATACGGAAGAAAGATCTGGAAAGCCATCACAAAAATTAGATTTTCTTCTACACACTTTCGAGTTCGGGAAAGATGTTGATCAGGAAGAAATAATACTCGAAGACAGTTCCGATCATGGGGGCTTGCTGCATTATTTTTCGAAGGACAAAATTCGATCGATAAGAATGCAAACACTCCATGAGGTCCCTGGTGACGATCCCGTGTTTTTTAAATTGAGTGATGAATCTGCCGGAACACGCCGTCTGATTCAATTGCTTCCCCTGCTGTTTGCAGAAGAAGCGATGGAAAACGTTTATGTCATCGACGAGTTGGACCGCACCCTCCACCCCAGCCTTTCCCGTGCATTCATTGAGCATTTTCTCAAGATCATCGGATGCGACAGGAATCAGCTAATCTTCACCACGCATGAAAGCAATCTTCTTGATCTTGACTTATTGCGCCGCGATGAGATATGGTTTGTCGAGAAAGATGCCAAGGGAAGATCACAACTCTATCCCTTGACCAGTTTTAAAGCCCGACCGGACATCAATATTGCCCGGGGTTACCTCCAGGGTCGGTTTGGCGCCATCCCTTTCATCGGTGACCCTTCCGCCCTGGGTTGGTAG
- a CDS encoding RloB domain-containing protein, producing MPKSLTSRKRLKGRTGSSTRDSRLFVIATEGSETEPLYFNCFKEKFTNGNRKIKIAILGAGGKQRSSPKQILGRIDTYIQKNDIKKDDEFWLVLDAESRGGNDLDSIATEAKRKKYRLAISNPSFEIWLLCHRQRPPGGPVEQRHLEDSLSKALGKSYEKGKITCDDYMNAVDKAIAIAKKSDLCPDAAWPKSTGTHVYRVIESIKAFINATTASI from the coding sequence GTGCCCAAATCACTGACATCAAGAAAAAGATTAAAGGGTCGGACCGGGTCGAGCACACGGGATTCACGACTCTTTGTCATTGCAACGGAAGGAAGTGAAACGGAACCATTGTATTTTAATTGTTTCAAGGAAAAATTTACAAATGGAAACAGAAAAATAAAGATTGCCATTCTTGGAGCCGGTGGCAAGCAGAGGTCTTCACCAAAACAGATACTTGGAAGAATCGATACCTACATCCAGAAGAACGACATAAAGAAAGATGATGAATTCTGGCTGGTACTGGATGCCGAGAGCAGAGGCGGAAACGATCTGGACAGTATTGCCACGGAAGCGAAGAGGAAAAAATATCGTCTTGCCATAAGCAATCCCAGTTTCGAGATCTGGCTGTTATGCCATCGTCAACGCCCACCCGGAGGACCGGTCGAACAACGCCATCTCGAAGACTCGTTGAGCAAAGCCCTTGGAAAATCCTATGAAAAGGGAAAAATAACGTGCGACGATTACATGAACGCAGTTGATAAGGCCATCGCCATAGCCAAAAAATCAGATCTTTGCCCCGACGCTGCCTGGCCCAAATCCACGGGCACCCATGTTTATCGAGTCATCGAGTCCATCAAGGCCTTCATCAACGCAACCACCGCATCCATCTGA
- a CDS encoding HNH endonuclease, translated as MNGRPEIPTEIKRKVLVEAGHRCAIPTCRHIDVDVHHIVPWEKCQKHEYENLIALCPNCHRRVHKNEIDRKSLAIYKNNLRKAHDKYSQFEIDFLYETYLIRDNKNTGIQFPPYLILLIKRLLESGFLSRTVTQGGVYLMEMKSSPDIYRITNIGIDFIESFSKDNEKNLP; from the coding sequence ATGAACGGAAGACCAGAAATACCAACTGAAATAAAACGTAAAGTTCTTGTCGAAGCTGGGCATCGGTGCGCAATTCCGACTTGTCGGCATATCGATGTAGATGTTCACCATATCGTGCCTTGGGAAAAATGCCAGAAGCATGAATATGAGAATCTGATTGCCCTCTGCCCAAATTGCCACCGTCGAGTACATAAGAATGAGATTGACAGAAAATCATTGGCCATTTACAAAAATAATCTCAGGAAAGCGCACGATAAATACTCGCAATTCGAAATTGACTTTCTTTACGAGACGTACTTAATCAGAGACAATAAAAACACTGGCATACAGTTTCCACCATACTTAATTTTACTGATTAAAAGGCTTCTTGAATCTGGTTTTCTGTCAAGGACTGTGACTCAAGGTGGTGTTTACCTGATGGAAATGAAGTCAAGCCCAGACATATACAGAATCACCAACATAGGAATAGACTTCATAGAATCATTTTCTAAAGACAATGAAAAAAATTTACCTTGA
- a CDS encoding exo-alpha-sialidase, whose protein sequence is MGAIDFTVAAWGQAVDVAGPGGCLCGGCAVAVDGEGNLYVSRVVQGGAIHVAQSTDRGASWNDVPVVAGGVEFYRHASALLVDAAGTVHLFYVDADHAPRHARSFDEGDTWSIQSPAPTLGPCSRQIDAVTDRAAIRLYLLLRDDDMGTLFLVRSPDGGSTWATPVQVATPLPHLGWAVHLRLAIDGRGTLHILAEAIIADQRQTFLTHSRDDGATWDPWDQSWNPGQAVAASLIASGHGHLVIACVNGQTLTALLSNNGGKTWQSRTILAAPFVFDLWSPPGLLKDPNGNLHLFVYLGELHTIRHIHSRDNGNTWSQGEDIFTATLWKTPADIQPLWANGRIAVVASLGISATVGKVRFISGDTLVIHHAPRLNRIEPDHIAAGVGNHFYLMDAGETGNGTSIASVLERTGLTPEGPEEIITVLEVWPDCSMNTEVTLQMGTQMTLDEAVTWHPPVVLNPFTADHAPVRVTGRYIAIRFIIDLDCAWAMHGYTLVYEKCGRH, encoded by the coding sequence TTGGGAGCCATTGACTTCACCGTTGCCGCCTGGGGTCAGGCGGTCGATGTGGCGGGACCGGGAGGTTGCCTGTGCGGCGGATGCGCCGTGGCGGTCGATGGGGAAGGCAATCTTTATGTCTCCAGAGTGGTTCAGGGGGGGGCCATCCATGTCGCCCAATCCACCGATCGGGGGGCCTCGTGGAATGATGTCCCGGTGGTTGCCGGAGGGGTGGAATTCTATCGCCATGCCTCGGCGCTCCTCGTCGATGCCGCAGGAACAGTCCATCTGTTCTACGTCGATGCCGACCATGCCCCCCGGCATGCCCGCTCGTTCGACGAAGGGGACACCTGGTCGATCCAGTCTCCCGCCCCGACCCTGGGTCCCTGTTCCCGTCAAATTGATGCCGTCACCGACCGCGCCGCCATCCGGTTATACCTCCTGCTGCGTGACGATGACATGGGTACCCTTTTTCTTGTTCGTTCCCCCGATGGCGGGTCCACCTGGGCCACGCCGGTGCAGGTGGCAACCCCCCTGCCCCATCTTGGCTGGGCCGTCCATCTGCGATTGGCCATCGACGGCAGGGGAACCCTCCATATCCTGGCGGAGGCGATCATCGCCGATCAGCGGCAAACCTTCCTGACCCACTCCCGCGATGACGGCGCCACCTGGGACCCCTGGGATCAATCCTGGAATCCCGGACAGGCGGTCGCGGCCAGTCTGATCGCCTCGGGCCATGGCCATCTGGTCATCGCCTGCGTCAACGGCCAAACCCTCACTGCCCTGCTTTCGAACAATGGCGGCAAAACATGGCAATCCCGCACCATCCTGGCCGCCCCCTTCGTGTTCGACCTCTGGTCCCCCCCGGGATTGCTCAAGGACCCCAACGGCAATCTTCATCTGTTCGTCTATCTGGGCGAACTGCACACCATCCGCCACATCCATTCCCGCGACAATGGCAACACCTGGAGCCAAGGGGAAGACATCTTCACCGCCACCCTTTGGAAAACACCCGCCGATATTCAACCCCTCTGGGCCAATGGTCGAATTGCCGTCGTCGCATCCCTCGGAATCAGCGCCACGGTGGGCAAGGTGCGTTTTATCAGTGGCGATACCCTGGTCATTCACCATGCCCCGCGGCTCAACCGAATCGAACCCGACCACATCGCCGCCGGCGTCGGCAACCATTTCTACCTGATGGATGCCGGTGAAACAGGCAATGGGACCTCCATCGCTTCAGTGCTGGAACGGACCGGCCTGACCCCCGAAGGACCCGAAGAAATCATCACCGTCCTTGAAGTCTGGCCCGACTGCTCGATGAATACCGAAGTCACCCTGCAAATGGGTACCCAGATGACCCTCGACGAGGCGGTCACCTGGCATCCACCCGTCGTCCTCAACCCCTTTACCGCCGATCATGCCCCGGTTCGGGTAACCGGACGGTATATCGCCATCCGTTTCATCATCGACCTCGACTGCGCCTGGGCCATGCATGGATATACGTTGGTCTATGAAAAGTGCGGTCGCCACTGA
- a CDS encoding Fic family protein, giving the protein MNNQDARYIWQLADWPTMRYDLASLVKPLGEVSRAQGLLLGRLADIGMPLRNQASLTALTEDVVKTSEIEGERLDVDSVRSSIARRLGVDIGALAPVDRHVEGVVEMVLDATARCAAPLTSERLFGWHAALFPTGYSGLSRICVGTWRDDGSGPMQVVSGPVHRQLVHYEAPPAARLEVDVANFLAWANADTPEPALIKAGLAHLWFVTLHPFEDGNGRIARAVGDLFLARADGSPQRFYSLSAQVQRERKAYYDILEQTQKGTLDVTKWLAWFFGALLRAVESAQHMLDAVLVKARFWQRWATMPLNERQVKLLNRLLDGFQGKLTSSKWAAIAKCSSDTALRDINELIALGVLRKMASGGRSTAYELAD; this is encoded by the coding sequence ATGAACAACCAAGATGCACGGTATATCTGGCAACTGGCCGACTGGCCGACCATGCGCTACGACCTTGCCTCGCTGGTGAAGCCGTTGGGCGAGGTGAGCCGCGCCCAGGGGTTGCTGTTGGGCAGGCTGGCCGATATCGGCATGCCGCTACGCAACCAAGCCAGCCTGACCGCGTTGACCGAGGATGTGGTCAAAACCAGCGAGATCGAGGGCGAACGGCTCGACGTCGATTCGGTGCGTTCCTCCATTGCCCGCCGCCTCGGTGTGGACATCGGCGCCCTGGCACCGGTCGACCGGCACGTCGAGGGGGTGGTCGAAATGGTGCTTGACGCTACGGCCCGATGCGCGGCACCGCTCACCTCCGAGCGGTTGTTTGGCTGGCACGCGGCCCTGTTTCCCACCGGGTACAGTGGGCTGTCCAGGATTTGTGTCGGAACGTGGCGCGACGATGGCAGCGGCCCGATGCAAGTGGTCTCGGGGCCGGTTCATCGGCAACTTGTCCATTATGAGGCGCCACCGGCTGCTCGACTGGAGGTCGATGTCGCCAACTTCCTGGCCTGGGCGAATGCCGACACACCAGAACCCGCTTTGATCAAGGCAGGACTGGCGCATTTGTGGTTTGTGACGTTACACCCCTTCGAGGATGGCAATGGCCGCATAGCCCGGGCGGTGGGCGATCTGTTCCTGGCTCGCGCCGATGGCAGTCCTCAGAGGTTCTACAGCCTGTCGGCGCAGGTCCAGCGTGAGCGCAAGGCCTACTACGACATCCTGGAGCAGACCCAGAAAGGGACGCTGGATGTCACCAAGTGGCTGGCGTGGTTCTTTGGGGCGCTGCTCCGAGCCGTGGAGAGCGCCCAGCATATGCTCGACGCCGTCTTGGTCAAGGCGCGTTTCTGGCAGCGTTGGGCGACCATGCCGTTGAACGAGCGGCAGGTGAAGTTGCTCAACCGGTTGCTCGATGGCTTTCAGGGGAAGCTCACCAGCAGCAAATGGGCCGCCATCGCCAAGTGCTCGTCCGATACGGCGCTGCGCGATATCAATGAATTGATTGCGCTTGGAGTTCTACGCAAAATGGCCAGTGGCGGGCGAAGCACGGCTTACGAACTTGCCGATTGA
- a CDS encoding transposase domain-containing protein, with amino-acid sequence MKIDNNSVENAIRPFAIGRKGWLFSNSVAGAKASANLYRLIETAKASGLEPYAYLRKVFSAIPNATTVEEFAALLPWNCKNSEKSKSLC; translated from the coding sequence TTGAAAATCGACAACAACTCCGTGGAAAACGCCATACGCCCGTTCGCGATCGGTCGCAAGGGCTGGCTCTTCTCCAATTCTGTCGCAGGAGCCAAGGCTTCCGCCAACCTCTACAGATTGATCGAAACGGCTAAGGCATCAGGTTTGGAACCTTACGCCTACCTTCGCAAGGTCTTCAGTGCGATTCCCAATGCAACCACGGTGGAAGAGTTTGCAGCCCTCCTTCCCTGGAACTGCAAAAATTCAGAAAAAAGCAAGTCACTTTGCTGA
- a CDS encoding DUF4347 domain-containing protein, which produces MAGDLLRRFHHFVRSFFHPRRMSGKPAIQTPGFLALESRLMFDASPFLVAHDGIFLGENPGDSPSNDHSENNGDRLPFPPDSSPRAPLTTQSRPTPEEVVFVDSSVSIPASWLEKEQAAVVTLTSGKDGLAEMTRYLADREGIQTIHVFSHGEPGAIELGTTRLSRENLDARAAEIGSWKDALTADGDILLYGCNVGQSQEGMMFLSRLSTLTGADVAASTDLTGSANRGGNWTLEATTGVIDANVAVDARVGTFFDGTLATITVTSNLDSGDFDGTVGGVTQVTLREALSNANNDNNSADSAANAGSGTDTITFDPSLSGTTITLSGSQLTISSSLTIDGDLDDDGTPDITIDGNGDSRIISVSSGTTVSLHGLILTHGDIGSNNGGAIRNLGDLSIFDCTITDNAGDLGAGIYNNGGTLLLQDSTVSLNTGVGDGAGIYNNAGTLTITDSTISQNSLGNDQGAGVYSKDGILTISGSTFSDNTTNSYGGGLYIDNSTTTITTTTFTGNEASRGGGMYINDNNPVDLVSVTMTGNTASLYGGGIYNLGTDLGLTGSTITGNFASSGTAIYTASGAQTESTTSTVDDVAGSGTFTGSWTPILDLDDSSTADNHFSATFTEGASAINVTDTDVVITDPDSTNLASVTLILTNRPDTTAETLSVNGSLPGGITVSDPYDNADGQMILSGVATIADYQTALTQIVYNNSNNHPDTTNRLVTISVSDGVNSSATAQCTIAIVRTNDAPSFSGLGATLSTAEEAQGVVIDGDATVSDAELDLGTFNGATLRLERNAAANSEDLFATSGNLSFSGSDLVWNGTTVGSVTTNGGGTLLLTFNALATQSVVGSVLQNLTYQNSSEVPPSSVTIDITLNDGNGTDQGSGGSLSVTQSVVVSITAVNDIPVFSGLNGTPTFTEGGSAVVLDGDVTVADLELDSTTYEGATLQLARTGGGNSDDQFSTTGNLAISGSDLTWNGTTVAAITSNSGGTLALQFNGNATTAMVASVMQNLTYFNISD; this is translated from the coding sequence ATGGCCGGCGATCTCCTGAGACGTTTTCATCATTTTGTCCGTTCCTTTTTTCACCCGCGCAGGATGAGCGGGAAACCCGCGATTCAAACGCCAGGTTTCCTGGCGCTTGAATCGCGGCTCATGTTCGATGCCTCGCCCTTTCTTGTCGCGCATGATGGAATTTTCCTCGGGGAAAATCCGGGTGATTCACCGTCGAACGATCATTCGGAAAACAATGGCGATCGTCTTCCATTTCCGCCGGATTCCTCCCCTCGTGCCCCGCTGACAACGCAATCCAGGCCCACTCCCGAGGAGGTCGTATTCGTCGATTCCTCGGTCTCGATCCCCGCTTCCTGGCTCGAAAAGGAACAAGCCGCCGTGGTCACCCTGACATCGGGAAAGGATGGCCTGGCGGAAATGACCCGTTATCTGGCGGACCGGGAGGGAATCCAGACCATTCATGTCTTTTCTCATGGGGAACCGGGGGCCATCGAATTGGGGACGACCCGGCTTTCCCGGGAAAACCTCGATGCCCGTGCGGCGGAAATCGGTTCATGGAAAGACGCCCTGACTGCGGACGGTGACATCCTTCTGTATGGATGCAATGTCGGTCAGTCCCAGGAGGGAATGATGTTTCTTTCTCGACTGTCCACGTTGACGGGAGCCGATGTCGCCGCATCGACCGATCTGACCGGATCGGCCAATCGGGGTGGAAACTGGACCTTGGAAGCGACCACGGGCGTCATCGACGCAAACGTGGCCGTGGATGCCAGGGTCGGAACGTTCTTTGACGGCACCCTGGCGACGATCACCGTCACCAGCAACCTTGACAGTGGTGATTTCGATGGCACGGTCGGCGGTGTGACCCAGGTAACGCTGCGCGAGGCCCTTTCCAATGCCAACAACGACAACAATTCCGCCGATTCCGCCGCCAATGCGGGTTCGGGAACCGATACCATCACCTTCGATCCCTCCCTGAGTGGTACGACAATCACCCTGTCCGGGTCTCAACTGACCATCAGTTCATCCCTTACGATCGATGGCGACCTTGATGATGACGGCACTCCGGACATCACCATCGATGGCAATGGAGATTCCAGGATTATCTCCGTCAGTTCAGGGACTACGGTATCATTGCATGGACTCATTCTGACCCATGGGGACATTGGTTCCAATAATGGCGGGGCCATCAGAAATCTGGGAGACCTGTCCATCTTCGATTGCACCATCACCGACAATGCCGGTGATCTTGGCGCCGGCATTTATAACAATGGCGGTACCCTTCTTCTTCAGGACAGCACCGTTTCGCTCAATACCGGAGTCGGCGATGGCGCCGGAATCTACAATAATGCCGGAACCCTGACCATCACCGACAGCACCATCTCCCAGAACAGTCTTGGAAACGACCAGGGAGCCGGAGTTTACAGCAAGGATGGAATCCTGACGATCAGTGGTTCGACCTTTTCCGATAACACCACGAATTCCTACGGTGGTGGTCTCTATATCGATAATTCCACGACCACTATTACCACGACCACATTTACAGGCAACGAGGCAAGTCGGGGGGGCGGCATGTACATCAACGACAATAATCCCGTCGATCTTGTTTCCGTGACCATGACTGGAAATACCGCCAGTCTCTATGGTGGCGGCATCTACAATCTTGGAACCGATCTTGGTCTGACCGGAAGCACGATTACCGGTAATTTTGCCTCCTCCGGTACAGCGATCTACACTGCGAGCGGGGCACAAACGGAATCAACCACCAGTACTGTCGATGACGTTGCCGGATCCGGAACCTTTACCGGCTCCTGGACCCCCATTCTTGATCTGGATGATTCATCCACCGCCGACAACCATTTTTCCGCCACCTTTACCGAAGGGGCTTCGGCCATCAACGTCACCGATACCGACGTTGTCATCACCGATCCCGATTCCACCAACCTTGCTTCCGTCACCCTCATTCTGACCAATCGTCCCGATACCACCGCCGAGACCCTGTCCGTCAACGGATCCCTGCCTGGTGGCATCACGGTTTCCGATCCCTATGACAACGCCGACGGTCAAATGATATTGAGCGGTGTTGCCACCATCGCCGATTATCAGACGGCCCTGACCCAGATTGTTTACAATAATTCAAACAACCACCCCGATACCACCAACCGCCTGGTCACCATCAGCGTCAGCGATGGAGTCAATTCGAGTGCCACGGCCCAATGCACCATCGCCATCGTTCGGACCAACGATGCCCCATCCTTTTCCGGACTCGGAGCGACGTTGTCCACTGCGGAGGAGGCTCAGGGGGTGGTGATCGATGGTGATGCCACGGTCAGCGATGCGGAGTTGGATCTGGGCACCTTCAATGGCGCCACCCTCCGTTTGGAACGAAATGCGGCGGCCAACAGTGAAGATCTCTTCGCAACCTCCGGCAATCTGTCATTTTCCGGGTCCGATCTGGTCTGGAACGGAACAACGGTGGGTTCGGTCACGACCAACGGTGGCGGAACCCTGTTGTTGACGTTCAACGCCTTGGCCACCCAATCCGTCGTTGGTTCGGTCCTGCAAAATCTGACCTACCAGAACAGTTCCGAGGTCCCACCTTCGAGCGTTACCATCGATATTACTCTGAATGATGGCAACGGGACCGATCAGGGAAGCGGTGGTTCCCTGTCGGTGACGCAATCGGTTGTCGTCAGCATTACCGCCGTCAACGATATTCCTGTTTTCTCCGGATTGAATGGCACACCCACCTTCACCGAGGGGGGAAGCGCCGTGGTCCTCGATGGGGATGTTACGGTCGCCGATCTGGAACTTGATTCCACTACCTATGAAGGCGCGACGTTGCAACTGGCCCGCACCGGCGGCGGCAACAGTGATGACCAGTTTTCCACGACCGGCAATCTGGCCATTTCAGGGAGTGATCTGACCTGGAACGGAACCACGGTCGCTGCGATCACGAGCAACAGCGGCGGCACTCTGGCGTTACAGTTCAACGGCAATGCCACCACCGCGATGGTCGCTTCGGTGATGCAAAATCTGACCTATTTCAATATCAGTGAT
- a CDS encoding type II toxin-antitoxin system HicB family antitoxin: MHKLEDYPFEIRPMTPDEGTGYLINFPDFNECFSDGETIVDAIKNGMDALKTAIFALEDLGFPVPAPMSGGFSGKFVTRVPKTLHAKLTTRARCEGVSLNALVTTLLAEGIGMRSGRLPPGV, from the coding sequence ATGCACAAACTTGAAGATTACCCGTTTGAGATAAGACCGATGACTCCGGATGAAGGAACCGGGTATCTGATCAATTTCCCTGACTTCAATGAATGCTTTTCCGATGGGGAAACCATCGTGGATGCCATCAAGAATGGCATGGACGCCTTGAAGACGGCCATCTTTGCATTGGAAGATCTTGGTTTCCCGGTGCCTGCTCCGATGTCCGGCGGATTTTCTGGAAAGTTCGTGACCAGGGTGCCAAAAACTCTGCATGCCAAACTCACCACCAGGGCACGATGCGAGGGGGTAAGCCTCAATGCGTTGGTGACAACCTTACTGGCCGAAGGGATTGGGATGCGAAGCGGGAGATTACCCCCAGGGGTTTGA